One window of the Roseovarius sp. THAF9 genome contains the following:
- a CDS encoding AI-2E family transporter yields the protein MALPVRTQFQFWGIAIALFLVVMWFLGDVILPFVLGGAVAYFLDPIADKIERLGASRAIAVTIITLVGLCIFVIMVLLVIPTLVNQTANLIDIAPQLFNDLQNFLTTRFPDLVDQDSTLRQSLASLGSTIQERGGQVVETVLASVGSLVNVMVLLVIVPVVAFYLLYDWDRMVAEIDRLLPREHAPVIRRLAREIDQTLASFIRGMGTVCLILGTYYAVALMLVGLQFGLVVGAFAGFVTFIPYVGAILGGALAIGLALFQFWGDWLSIGLVAGIFVLGQVVEGNILTPKLVGNSVGLHPVWLIFALSVFGALFGFVGMLVAVPVAAAIGVLARFAVQQYLDSALYRGQETRDTE from the coding sequence ATGGCCCTTCCCGTCCGGACACAGTTTCAATTCTGGGGCATCGCCATCGCGCTGTTCCTCGTTGTCATGTGGTTTCTGGGCGACGTGATCCTGCCCTTCGTGCTGGGCGGCGCCGTGGCCTACTTCCTCGACCCCATCGCCGACAAGATCGAACGCCTGGGGGCCTCCCGGGCCATCGCTGTCACGATCATCACGCTGGTGGGGCTGTGCATCTTCGTCATCATGGTGCTTCTGGTCATTCCCACGCTGGTCAACCAGACCGCCAACCTGATCGACATCGCGCCGCAGCTGTTCAACGACCTGCAGAACTTCCTCACTACCCGCTTTCCCGATCTGGTCGACCAGGACTCCACCCTGCGGCAGTCGCTCGCCAGCCTCGGCTCCACCATCCAGGAACGCGGCGGACAGGTGGTGGAAACGGTGCTGGCCTCGGTGGGATCGCTGGTCAACGTGATGGTCCTGCTGGTGATCGTGCCCGTGGTGGCCTTCTACCTGCTCTACGACTGGGACCGCATGGTCGCCGAGATCGACCGCCTGCTGCCGCGCGAACATGCGCCGGTCATCCGCCGCCTCGCGCGCGAAATCGATCAGACGCTCGCCAGCTTCATCCGCGGCATGGGCACGGTCTGTCTGATCCTCGGCACGTACTATGCCGTCGCGCTGATGTTGGTGGGTCTGCAATTCGGCCTCGTCGTCGGCGCCTTTGCCGGCTTCGTCACCTTCATCCCATACGTGGGCGCCATCCTTGGCGGCGCGCTCGCCATCGGCCTCGCGCTTTTCCAGTTCTGGGGCGACTGGCTGTCGATCGGGCTGGTGGCCGGCATTTTCGTGCTGGGCCAAGTGGTCGAGGGCAACATTCTGACGCCCAAGCTGGTCGGCAACTCCGTCGGCCTGCATCCGGTCTGGCTGATTTTCGCGCTCTCGGTCTTCGGCGCGCTTTTCGGCTTTGTCGGGATGCTCGTAGCCGTTCCGGTTGCGGCGGCCATCGGCGTGCTTGCGCGCTTCGCCGTGCAGCAATATCTCGACAGTGCCCTCTACCGAGGGCAGGAGACACGGGACACCGAATAA
- a CDS encoding DnaA/Hda family protein, producing the protein MAQQLSFDLPAKPAHGREDFFVSAANAQAVALIDAWDSWPARKLVLHGPPGAGKTHLTHVWSAQSSATILPAQDLARADIPALARSHVAVEDCETIAGQDAAETALFHLHNLTLAEGHSLLLTASTAPKYWNLALPDLASRMQGTPAVELDLPDDKLLTAILAKLFDDRQLTPTPDVVPYLLRRIDRSFDTARQVVALLDSAALSRKRALTRPFARDVLDNAGL; encoded by the coding sequence ATGGCACAGCAGCTCAGCTTCGACCTGCCCGCCAAACCGGCACACGGGCGGGAGGATTTTTTCGTTTCCGCCGCCAACGCGCAGGCCGTGGCCCTGATTGACGCTTGGGACAGTTGGCCCGCCCGCAAGCTGGTGCTGCACGGCCCGCCCGGCGCCGGCAAGACGCACCTCACCCATGTCTGGTCCGCCCAGAGCAGCGCCACGATCCTGCCCGCGCAGGACTTGGCCCGCGCGGACATCCCCGCCCTCGCCCGCAGCCACGTGGCGGTCGAGGATTGCGAGACCATCGCCGGACAGGACGCGGCCGAGACCGCGCTCTTTCATCTGCACAACCTGACGCTGGCCGAAGGCCATTCCCTGCTGCTGACGGCCAGCACCGCGCCCAAGTACTGGAACCTCGCGCTGCCTGACCTGGCCAGCCGGATGCAGGGCACGCCGGCGGTCGAACTCGACCTGCCCGACGACAAGCTGCTGACGGCGATCCTCGCCAAGCTCTTCGACGACCGCCAGCTGACCCCCACGCCGGATGTCGTCCCCTACTTGCTGCGCCGCATCGACCGCTCGTTCGACACCGCCCGCCAGGTCGTCGCCCTGCTCGATTCCGCCGCACTTTCGCGCAAACGGGCCCTCACCCGCCCGTTTGCCCGCGACGTGCTGGACAACGCAGGGCTGTAA
- a CDS encoding DUF4864 domain-containing protein, translating to MTRFLSFLVVSFLLAMPARADDAARQVISDQLDAFQQDDFDTAFTHASPMIQGIFGSSERFGQMVRNGYPMVWRPAEVEFLGERDEGDALMQDVLIQGADGVYYELEYEMIQGPGGWKINGVRVKSTGEGLA from the coding sequence ATGACCCGTTTTCTGTCTTTTCTCGTAGTATCTTTCCTTTTGGCCATGCCGGCGCGTGCCGATGACGCGGCGCGGCAGGTGATCTCGGACCAGTTGGACGCGTTTCAGCAAGACGATTTCGACACCGCCTTTACCCATGCCAGCCCGATGATCCAGGGCATCTTCGGCTCGTCCGAGCGGTTCGGGCAGATGGTGCGCAACGGCTATCCGATGGTCTGGCGACCTGCGGAGGTCGAGTTTCTGGGGGAACGTGACGAAGGCGATGCGTTGATGCAGGACGTTCTGATCCAAGGCGCGGACGGCGTGTACTACGAATTGGAATACGAGATGATCCAGGGGCCGGGCGGCTGGAAGATCAATGGTGTCCGGGTGAAGAGTACGGGCGAGGGGCTGGCCTGA
- a CDS encoding ABC transporter ATP-binding protein yields the protein MSEAMLKLAGVEKAYNKGKANEVRVLSGIDLTIGAGEMVALVAPSGAGKSTLLHIAGLLDTADSGTVEIGGEDMVGRSDRRRTIMRRQEVGFVYQFHHLLPEFTAQENIVLPQLADGISRKMAEARATELLTQVGIADRAGHRPSAMSGGEQQRVAFCRALANSPRLLLADEPTGNLDPGTSDQVFAALMELVRGTGLAALIATHNLELAARMDRVVKLENGRIVVG from the coding sequence ATGAGTGAGGCGATGCTGAAGCTGGCCGGGGTCGAGAAAGCCTATAACAAGGGCAAGGCCAACGAGGTGCGTGTGCTGTCGGGCATCGACCTGACGATCGGCGCGGGCGAGATGGTGGCGCTGGTGGCGCCCTCGGGGGCGGGCAAGTCGACGCTGTTGCATATCGCGGGGCTGCTGGACACCGCCGATAGCGGCACGGTCGAGATCGGCGGCGAGGACATGGTGGGCCGGTCGGACCGGCGGCGCACGATCATGCGTCGGCAGGAGGTTGGTTTCGTCTATCAATTTCACCATCTTCTGCCGGAGTTCACGGCCCAGGAGAACATCGTACTGCCGCAGCTGGCCGATGGGATCAGCCGCAAGATGGCCGAGGCGCGGGCGACCGAGTTGCTGACGCAGGTCGGCATTGCCGATCGGGCAGGGCACCGACCGAGTGCCATGTCGGGCGGTGAGCAGCAGCGGGTGGCGTTCTGCCGGGCGCTGGCCAACAGCCCACGCTTGCTGCTGGCGGACGAGCCGACGGGGAACCTGGACCCCGGCACGTCGGATCAGGTGTTCGCGGCGCTGATGGAGTTGGTGCGGGGGACCGGGCTGGCGGCGCTGATCGCGACGCATAACCTCGAGTTGGCCGCGCGGATGGACCGGGTGGTGAAGCTGGAGAACGGGCGGATCGTGGTGGGGTGA
- a CDS encoding zf-TFIIB domain-containing protein, with product MKCPVDGETLVITDRAGVEIDYCPQCRGVWLDRGELDKIIERTTPEAPDARVWQADSRPQKKKKRGGFLEELFDF from the coding sequence ATGAAATGTCCGGTTGACGGAGAAACGCTGGTGATCACCGACCGCGCCGGTGTTGAGATCGACTATTGCCCGCAATGCCGCGGGGTGTGGCTGGACCGTGGCGAGCTGGACAAGATCATCGAGCGGACCACGCCCGAGGCGCCGGATGCCCGCGTCTGGCAGGCCGACAGCCGCCCGCAAAAGAAGAAAAAGCGCGGCGGGTTCCTTGAGGAGCTGTTTGACTTCTGA
- a CDS encoding DUF3047 domain-containing protein, which produces MRFVLPVALAATTSLSVSGAHAAPVSFDGNWKHQRFSLFSGNDYARRGGALGVTSDASVSLLYRALPKTAWQARGASWNWQVSQSVPPTNLARKGGDDRNLALYFVFLPEAEAERAQGSRVTRLLSNDDVRVLVYVWGGDHARGEVLNSPYLGARGKTVVLRGAGTGEARESVDLNADFRRAFGGQATSLVGLAVSGDSDDTDSMIRAQISGLQVR; this is translated from the coding sequence ATGCGTTTTGTTCTGCCGGTCGCCTTGGCGGCTACGACATCTCTTTCGGTATCTGGTGCCCATGCCGCGCCGGTGTCGTTTGACGGAAACTGGAAGCATCAGCGGTTCTCGCTGTTCTCGGGCAACGACTATGCCCGCAGGGGCGGGGCGCTGGGCGTGACCTCGGATGCCAGTGTCTCGCTGTTGTACCGGGCCTTGCCGAAGACCGCATGGCAGGCGCGCGGTGCGTCATGGAACTGGCAGGTGTCGCAAAGCGTGCCGCCCACCAACCTGGCACGCAAGGGCGGAGACGACCGTAACCTGGCGCTCTACTTCGTGTTCCTGCCGGAAGCCGAGGCCGAGCGCGCACAGGGCAGCCGGGTGACGCGGCTGTTGTCGAACGACGACGTGCGGGTGCTGGTCTACGTCTGGGGCGGAGACCACGCGCGCGGCGAGGTTCTTAACAGCCCCTATCTGGGCGCGCGGGGCAAGACGGTGGTGTTGCGCGGTGCGGGGACGGGGGAGGCACGCGAGAGCGTCGACCTCAACGCCGATTTTCGCCGCGCCTTTGGCGGGCAGGCGACATCGCTGGTGGGGCTTGCGGTGTCCGGTGACAGCGACGACACCGACAGCATGATCCGCGCGCAAATTTCCGGGCTGCAGGTGCGCTGA
- a CDS encoding Ldh family oxidoreductase, with translation MQVSLDEIEATAKAALVNHGAEDWIAAEVAAAVREAEGLGNRICGLYYLESYCQQLRTGRVKGDSVPEVRKPRPGVVEVDAKFGFAQAAFSKALPEAARAAKEMGTISLAVCHAHTCTSLGYFTAQIARAGFIVLGMTNATPVVAPPDGKSRVIGTNPISFAVPDGKGGVAMLFDQSTTTVALGKITMAKAAGETIPEGWAVDAEGKPTTDPEAALKGSLVSMGGYKGWGFGLMAELLAAGMTGSRAGVDLGPLKAPEGDPHDIGDFYLIMDPDVSGGAFFDRLTQVSQAVQRDEGARMPGQARTVQDPVKVDPDAWALAQRLAGAD, from the coding sequence ATGCAGGTATCACTGGATGAGATCGAGGCGACGGCCAAGGCGGCGCTGGTGAATCACGGGGCCGAGGACTGGATCGCGGCAGAAGTCGCGGCGGCGGTGCGCGAGGCGGAAGGTTTGGGCAACCGGATTTGCGGGCTTTACTATCTTGAAAGCTATTGCCAGCAGTTGCGGACTGGGCGCGTCAAGGGCGACTCGGTGCCGGAGGTGCGCAAGCCGCGACCCGGGGTGGTCGAGGTGGATGCGAAGTTCGGGTTTGCGCAGGCGGCGTTCTCGAAGGCGCTGCCGGAGGCTGCGCGCGCCGCGAAGGAAATGGGCACGATCAGCCTTGCGGTCTGTCACGCGCATACCTGTACCAGTCTGGGCTATTTCACGGCGCAGATCGCTCGGGCCGGGTTCATCGTGCTGGGCATGACCAACGCGACGCCGGTGGTGGCGCCGCCGGACGGGAAATCCCGCGTGATCGGCACGAACCCGATTTCCTTTGCGGTCCCGGATGGCAAGGGCGGGGTGGCGATGCTGTTCGATCAATCCACGACCACGGTGGCGCTGGGCAAGATCACCATGGCCAAGGCCGCGGGCGAGACGATCCCCGAAGGCTGGGCGGTCGATGCCGAGGGCAAGCCGACGACCGACCCGGAAGCGGCGCTGAAAGGCTCGCTGGTCAGCATGGGGGGCTACAAGGGCTGGGGGTTCGGCCTGATGGCGGAACTGTTGGCGGCGGGGATGACCGGCAGCCGCGCAGGCGTGGACCTTGGCCCGCTGAAAGCGCCCGAAGGCGACCCGCATGATATCGGGGACTTCTACCTGATCATGGACCCGGACGTGTCAGGCGGTGCGTTCTTCGACCGTCTGACGCAGGTATCCCAAGCGGTGCAGCGGGACGAGGGCGCGCGGATGCCGGGACAGGCGCGCACCGTGCAGGACCCGGTCAAGGTCGACCCGGACGCGTGGGCGCTGGCGCAGCGGTTGGCGGGTGCGGATTAA
- a CDS encoding universal stress protein has translation MYTHILVPVSFDEERDAKGAMRVAEVLAEHSAKITLFHVIEQIPSYAATYLPGDYVKERKIAVQAELDSAAEGLENASGVVVDGHSGRTIVDYADSHKVDCIVIAGHRPGMGDLLLGSTAQYVVRHAACAVHVLR, from the coding sequence ATGTATACGCATATCCTTGTGCCCGTGTCGTTTGACGAAGAGCGCGACGCGAAAGGCGCGATGCGCGTGGCCGAAGTGCTGGCCGAGCACAGCGCGAAGATCACGTTGTTTCACGTCATCGAGCAGATCCCGAGCTATGCCGCGACCTATCTGCCGGGCGATTACGTGAAAGAACGCAAGATCGCGGTTCAGGCGGAACTGGACAGCGCCGCTGAGGGTCTGGAGAACGCCTCAGGCGTGGTGGTGGACGGACATTCGGGGCGCACCATCGTGGACTACGCGGACAGCCACAAGGTCGATTGCATCGTGATCGCGGGGCACCGCCCGGGTATGGGGGACCTGCTGCTGGGCTCGACCGCGCAATACGTTGTGCGACATGCTGCCTGCGCGGTGCATGTCCTGCGCTGA
- a CDS encoding c-type cytochrome, with amino-acid sequence MRAFSTHEDWAGRLRLIGAIACLALGAGPVLAEGDAGAGAALYAQHCVSCHGPRADGHGPMREVLLVQPSDLTTLTDRHGGTFPVERVAQRIDGRDPLVSHGSSMPVYGDFFDTTRQVAVRTSAGQPVMMSQPVADLVVFLQSLQAE; translated from the coding sequence ATGAGAGCATTCAGCACGCATGAGGATTGGGCCGGACGCCTGCGGCTGATCGGGGCGATCGCATGTCTGGCCTTGGGCGCGGGGCCGGTTTTGGCGGAAGGGGACGCCGGAGCCGGTGCCGCGCTTTACGCGCAGCATTGCGTCAGTTGTCACGGGCCCCGTGCCGATGGTCATGGGCCGATGCGCGAGGTGCTGCTGGTGCAGCCTTCGGACCTGACGACGCTGACGGATCGTCATGGCGGCACCTTTCCGGTGGAGCGCGTGGCGCAGCGGATCGACGGCCGTGACCCGCTTGTGTCGCACGGCTCCAGCATGCCGGTCTATGGCGATTTCTTCGACACGACCCGCCAGGTGGCTGTGCGCACGAGCGCCGGACAGCCGGTGATGATGTCGCAACCGGTGGCGGACCTTGTGGTCTTCCTTCAGTCTTTGCAGGCTGAGTAA
- a CDS encoding DUF2937 family protein, protein MISKGLALAGGLCCALAASQFPEFSQQYKQRLSGAVDELAWVVERFDADAAALGMSRDAALTDLARGTAMARARSESMGQVLIRHERLSAHLEHLQTTNSVSAALIGWQYLDPELAQKTWGDFEPAVPATVAGAGFGLGGFLAGYTLVGMLLGGLGRVVRRKPVATPAE, encoded by the coding sequence ATGATTTCCAAGGGACTGGCCCTGGCGGGCGGGCTGTGCTGTGCACTGGCCGCGTCGCAATTTCCCGAGTTTTCCCAACAGTATAAGCAGCGTTTGTCGGGCGCTGTGGATGAATTGGCATGGGTGGTGGAGCGGTTCGACGCCGATGCCGCAGCGCTTGGCATGAGCCGGGACGCGGCCCTCACCGACCTGGCGCGCGGCACCGCCATGGCGCGGGCGCGGAGCGAGAGCATGGGGCAGGTCCTGATCCGGCATGAGCGGTTGTCTGCGCATCTGGAGCATTTGCAGACGACCAACTCGGTCAGCGCGGCGCTGATCGGGTGGCAGTACCTGGACCCGGAACTGGCGCAAAAGACTTGGGGGGATTTCGAGCCTGCCGTGCCGGCGACGGTGGCGGGGGCGGGCTTTGGCCTTGGTGGGTTCCTGGCGGGGTACACGCTGGTCGGGATGCTGCTGGGTGGATTGGGCCGGGTGGTGCGGCGCAAGCCGGTTGCGACACCGGCGGAGTAG
- the proS gene encoding proline--tRNA ligase — protein sequence MRLSKYFLPVLKETPSEAQIASHRLMLRAGMIKQASAGIYSWLPLGFKVLRKLENIVHEEQVRAGHIPMLMPTLQSADLWRESGRYDAYGPEMLRIRDRQDRDMLYGPTNEELITDIFRAHVGSYRDLPLTLYHIQWKFRDEIRPRFGVMRGREFFMKDGYNFDLTKEDALHAYNRHLVSYLRTYERMGLQAIPMRADSGPIGGDDTHEFLVLAETGESEVFYDSEITDLKFGEREIDYSDKAQCQAVLEEFTSRYARTDETHDEEVFNKIPEERRRVARGIEVGQIFYFGTKYSEPMGATVQGPDGKPVPVHMGSHGIGVSRLVGAIIEASHDDKGIIWPEGVTPFHAGIVNLKQGDGEADAACEKLYAALKAKGLDPLYDDRDERAGGKFATMDLIGLPWRITVGPRGLKNGVVELTSRRTGESEEMAPEAAVEKIAEIYAPHRGEAGAVEPMADRSFHTWM from the coding sequence ATGCGCCTGTCCAAGTATTTCCTGCCGGTCCTGAAGGAGACGCCCTCGGAGGCGCAGATCGCGAGCCACCGCCTGATGCTGCGGGCGGGGATGATCAAGCAGGCCAGCGCCGGGATCTATTCGTGGCTGCCGCTGGGCTTCAAGGTGTTGCGAAAGCTGGAGAATATCGTCCACGAGGAGCAGGTGCGGGCCGGGCATATCCCGATGCTGATGCCGACCCTTCAATCGGCGGACCTGTGGCGCGAAAGCGGGCGGTACGATGCCTATGGCCCCGAGATGCTGCGCATCCGGGACCGGCAGGACCGGGATATGCTCTATGGTCCGACCAACGAAGAACTGATCACGGATATCTTCCGCGCCCATGTGGGCAGCTACCGGGACCTGCCGCTGACGCTGTATCATATCCAGTGGAAATTCCGCGACGAGATCCGGCCCCGTTTCGGTGTGATGCGGGGGCGCGAGTTCTTCATGAAGGACGGCTATAACTTCGACCTGACCAAGGAGGACGCGCTGCACGCCTATAACCGCCACCTGGTCAGCTATTTGCGCACCTATGAGCGGATGGGGCTGCAGGCGATCCCGATGCGGGCGGATTCCGGCCCGATCGGGGGGGACGATACGCATGAATTCCTGGTGCTGGCCGAGACGGGCGAGTCCGAGGTGTTCTATGACAGCGAGATCACCGACCTGAAATTCGGTGAGCGCGAGATCGATTACAGCGACAAGGCCCAGTGCCAGGCGGTGCTGGAAGAGTTCACGTCGCGCTATGCGCGGACGGATGAGACGCACGATGAAGAGGTGTTCAACAAGATCCCCGAGGAGCGCCGCCGCGTGGCCCGGGGCATCGAGGTGGGCCAGATCTTTTACTTCGGCACCAAGTATTCCGAGCCGATGGGCGCCACGGTGCAGGGCCCGGACGGCAAGCCGGTGCCGGTGCATATGGGCAGCCACGGGATCGGCGTCAGCCGCCTTGTGGGCGCGATCATCGAGGCCAGCCACGACGACAAGGGCATTATTTGGCCCGAGGGCGTCACGCCGTTCCATGCCGGGATCGTGAACCTGAAACAGGGCGACGGCGAGGCGGATGCGGCGTGCGAAAAGCTCTATGCGGCGCTGAAGGCCAAGGGGCTGGATCCGCTCTATGACGACCGCGACGAACGGGCGGGCGGCAAGTTCGCCACGATGGACCTCATTGGCCTGCCGTGGCGGATTACCGTGGGGCCGCGTGGGCTGAAGAACGGCGTGGTGGAATTGACCAGCCGTCGCACGGGCGAGAGCGAGGAGATGGCGCCGGAAGCCGCGGTCGAGAAGATCGCGGAGATCTATGCGCCGCATCGCGGTGAGGCCGGCGCGGTGGAGCCGATGGCGGATCGGTCGTTCCACACTTGGATGTAA
- a CDS encoding DMT family transporter: protein MTTSPSISATSGVMLLALAAVWGGSFFFAEIALTEVPPLTITLHRVVWAVPILLVVVRILGLRLPRAPRVWCAYLVMGALNNAIPFSLIFWAQVEIQSGLASILNGTTAVFGAVVAGLLLRDEPLVPRKIVGAVLGLAGVAAIMGPDLLRGVDLRNLAQLAVLGAALSYALASVWAKRALAGQPPQMNALGMLMGSSLLMLPVALWVDGVPRFDLSVHVWAALLSVAALSTALAYLLYFAILRRAGAANLMLVTLMIPPFAAGLGAAFLGERLSAEAWVGFGLIALGLLVTDGRVLRRG, encoded by the coding sequence ATGACAACAAGCCCTTCCATATCCGCCACGTCCGGCGTGATGTTATTGGCGCTGGCCGCTGTCTGGGGCGGGTCGTTCTTTTTCGCTGAAATCGCGCTGACCGAGGTGCCGCCGCTGACCATCACGCTGCACCGAGTGGTCTGGGCGGTCCCGATCCTGCTGGTGGTCGTACGGATTTTGGGGCTGCGCCTGCCGCGCGCGCCACGAGTCTGGTGCGCCTACCTGGTGATGGGGGCGCTGAACAACGCGATCCCGTTTTCGCTGATCTTCTGGGCGCAGGTGGAGATCCAGAGCGGCCTTGCGTCGATCCTGAATGGCACGACGGCGGTGTTCGGTGCGGTGGTGGCGGGGCTGCTGTTGCGCGACGAGCCGTTGGTGCCGCGCAAGATCGTGGGCGCTGTGCTGGGCCTGGCGGGCGTGGCGGCGATCATGGGGCCGGACCTGCTGCGCGGTGTGGATTTGCGCAACCTTGCGCAGCTTGCGGTGTTGGGCGCGGCGTTGAGCTATGCGCTGGCCAGCGTCTGGGCGAAGCGGGCGCTGGCAGGCCAGCCGCCGCAGATGAACGCGCTGGGGATGCTCATGGGATCGAGCCTGCTGATGTTGCCCGTGGCGCTGTGGGTGGACGGGGTGCCGCGCTTCGATCTGTCGGTGCATGTCTGGGCGGCGCTGTTGTCCGTGGCGGCGTTGTCGACCGCGCTGGCCTATCTGCTCTACTTCGCCATCCTGCGCCGCGCGGGCGCGGCGAACCTGATGCTGGTGACGCTGATGATCCCGCCCTTTGCGGCGGGGCTTGGCGCGGCGTTTCTGGGCGAGCGGTTGAGCGCGGAGGCGTGGGTCGGGTTCGGCCTGATCGCGCTGGGGCTGCTGGTGACGGACGGGCGCGTGCTGCGCCGAGGGTGA
- a CDS encoding lipoprotein-releasing ABC transporter permease subunit: MAVQPKPFSAFETMIAWRYLRAKRAEGGVSVMTWISLIGITLAVFALIATLAVRAGFRAEFVDTILGSNAHVTVYNAGTVDQQTGRIDRQITDYEAMAERLRQVEGVTRAAPLIKNQVLATVRDRNAGVEVRGITLEDLKGLPRIADPETAQGDIEDFALDPAEDGVFPIAIGSGVASTLGIGVGDKIRVINPTGNRTALGTSPRVNAYDVVYVFSAGRYDIDRVRVYLPFEEAQSFFNSEGKADEIEVMIEEPERVNEMSLALLRAAGDNTQIWTWRDSSSGFLRALEVEDNVMFIILSILVLIAAMNITSGLIMLVKNKGRDIGILRTMGLTEGSVLRVFFMCGAFIGIIGTVMGTVLGCLFAIYIDQIFAVIDSFSNQPIWTPDTRGIYFLPAKLEFWDVMSAVGLSLFLSFVVTIFPARRAARMNPVEALRYE; the protein is encoded by the coding sequence GTGGCAGTTCAGCCCAAGCCGTTTTCCGCCTTCGAGACGATGATCGCGTGGCGCTATCTGCGGGCCAAGCGGGCCGAAGGGGGCGTCAGCGTTATGACGTGGATCAGCCTTATCGGCATCACGCTGGCGGTGTTCGCGCTGATTGCGACGCTGGCGGTGCGGGCGGGCTTTCGCGCGGAGTTTGTGGATACGATCCTTGGGTCCAACGCGCATGTGACGGTCTACAATGCCGGCACGGTGGACCAGCAGACGGGGCGCATCGACCGGCAGATCACCGATTACGAGGCGATGGCGGAGCGGTTGCGGCAGGTCGAGGGCGTCACGCGGGCCGCGCCGCTGATCAAGAACCAAGTGCTGGCTACCGTGCGCGACCGCAACGCGGGGGTCGAGGTGCGGGGGATCACTCTGGAGGACCTGAAGGGGCTGCCGCGGATTGCGGACCCGGAAACGGCGCAGGGCGATATCGAGGATTTCGCGCTGGACCCGGCCGAGGATGGCGTCTTCCCCATTGCTATCGGGTCTGGCGTGGCCAGCACGCTGGGCATTGGCGTGGGCGACAAGATCAGGGTGATCAACCCCACAGGTAACCGCACGGCGCTGGGCACCAGCCCGCGCGTGAATGCCTATGACGTGGTCTATGTGTTCAGCGCGGGACGGTACGATATCGACCGGGTCCGCGTTTACCTGCCTTTTGAAGAGGCGCAGAGCTTTTTCAACAGCGAGGGCAAGGCCGACGAGATCGAGGTGATGATCGAGGAGCCGGAGCGGGTGAACGAGATGTCGCTGGCCCTCTTGCGCGCCGCTGGGGACAACACCCAGATCTGGACATGGCGGGATTCCAGCAGCGGGTTTCTGCGGGCGCTGGAGGTGGAGGACAACGTGATGTTCATCATCCTGTCGATCCTCGTGCTGATCGCGGCAATGAACATCACCAGCGGGTTGATCATGCTGGTCAAGAACAAGGGGCGCGATATCGGCATCCTGCGCACCATGGGGCTGACCGAGGGGTCGGTGCTGCGCGTTTTCTTCATGTGCGGGGCCTTTATCGGGATCATCGGCACGGTGATGGGCACGGTTCTGGGCTGTCTTTTCGCGATCTACATCGACCAGATTTTCGCGGTGATCGACAGCTTCAGCAACCAGCCGATCTGGACGCCCGACACGCGGGGGATCTATTTCCTGCCCGCCAAGCTGGAGTTCTGGGACGTGATGAGTGCCGTGGGCCTGTCGCTGTTCCTGAGCTTCGTGGTGACGATTTTCCCCGCCCGGCGGGCGGCGCGGATGAACCCGGTGGAGGCGCTGCGTTATGAGTGA